The following are from one region of the Coffea eugenioides isolate CCC68of chromosome 2, Ceug_1.0, whole genome shotgun sequence genome:
- the LOC113763284 gene encoding uncharacterized protein LOC113763284, which produces MMSKRTLLVWGVAILCFIVLMVVTPKIPQSEQYHDFADQREFFGIPNMLNVVSNFPFFVIGAIGLILCYYRNYFRLRSQGELLGWTCFFIGVTAVAFGSAYYHLKPNDARLVWDRLPMTIAFTSIISIFIIERVDEKWGTLSILPLLLTGIVSILYWWFFDDLRPYALVQFVPCIAIPLMTILLPPMYTHSLYWLWAAGFYVIAKVEEAADKPIYKWTHHIVSGHTLKHLFAAMVPVFLTLMLMKRVIETERRSLFQTWRISWTKVKGNGEKVENYSCTYTNVPVEESRC; this is translated from the exons ATGATGAGTAAACGAACTCTGTTAGTATGGGGAGTAGCAATCTTGTGTTTTATAGTTTTAATGGTTGTCACTCCGAAAATTCCCCAGTCCGAACAATACCATGATTTTGCTGATCAGCGTGAATTCTTTG GGATACCGAACATGCTGAATGTGGtatcaaattttcctttttttgtaatTGGCGCAATTGGGCTTATACTTTGTTATTATCGGAACTATTTCAGGCTAAG ATCACAAGGTGAGCTATTGGGTTGGACATGTTTTTTCATTGGCGTTACAGCTGTTGCTTTTGGATCCGCTTACTATCATCTCAAACCAAATGATGCTCGTCTTGTCTGGGACCGCTTGCCT ATGACTATTGCTTTCACTTCCATCATTTCAATCTTCATTATTGAAAGAGTGGATGAAAAATGGGGGACTCTATCAATTCTTCCTCTGCTCTTGACTGGTATAGTTAGCATTCTCTATTGGTG GTTTTTTGATGATCTGCGTCCATATGCATTGGTCCAGTTTGTTCCTTGCATAGCCATTCCTTTGATGACTATCCTGTTGCCTCCAATGTATACACATTCTTTGTATTGGTTATGGGCTGCAG GGTTTTATGTTATAGCTAAGGTTGAAGAAGCAGCTGATAAACCAATTTACAAATGGACTCATCACATTGTGAGCGGGCATACTCTTAAGCATTTATTTGCAGCTATGGTCCCTGTCTTCTTGACTCTAATGCTAATGAAGAGGGTTATTGAAACAGAGAG ACGAAGTTTGTTCCAGACATGGCGAATATCCTGGACCAAGGTTAAAGGAAATGGCGAAAAGGTGGAGAATTATTCCTGTACTTATACAAACGTTCCGGTTGAGGAGTCACGGTGTTAA